The genomic window TATATATCTACTGGACATTACACACCATTCACGACAGTGGTCGCGCTAGTACATACCCGACGAAATAATGCAGGTGCAAAATGATGCTCAAATTTGCGACCGCTCTCCTGCCACCATCAGGGACCTTTCGCCACAGAATGCGAATACCTTATCGATCGAAGTGAGTAAGTTTCCTTCTTTATACCCTGCAGTAAAGTATTGAGCAAGTAATGAAATACCCCTCACGTAGCCGCAAGTACTATTAATTCTTGTCGGCTTACCAGGCAGCGGCAAAACTACTTTTGCGGAAGCACTAGTTCGCGCATCTTCAATGCCCATCGCTTCTCCGGAGGGAGCTGGCAAGGTTCGACCATCTGTAATAAGAAGGCCTTGGATTCGGGCATCGCAAGACGATGCCCCCCGCAAGAGAAGGCAGGAATGCGAATCCAGAGTCCGCTGGGGCTTGAAAAAAGGATATAATGTACTTGTAGACAGGGTTGGGTTTGATCCTGTGTACGTCAATTGTTTCGCCTTAGGTCGATGGTGTCAGCTGGCAGATTCATCTGGACGCTGCTCAAAATGGTGTCTGCCCTGATGCTGACAAGTTCTGTAGCCAGAGAAGTCATTTTGTGACGATAGCCGATGATCAGCTCTCAAGGCCATTAGTATATTGTCTCATTCTCTCTGTATCTCAAGAAACACTTCAGTCGCGACTACTAGGTCGCAAATTCCATCCGACCATTCAGGGAGGTGAAGAGGGTATGCGTGTTTTGTCTCAAATGAGGCGGCTATTCCAACCACCTACGATCTATGGAGGGGAAGGACTTGACCGCATCTATGTGCTGGATGAGATAAATCAACCTAATGCTGCCGAGGGATGGAGTAGCCAGAGAGTGTTAGAGATCGTTGATCGAGTTGGGACCTATGGTAGAAGAGAGGtaggagagagaaaaagcTACAGGCCCGCGCCTAGAATTCATGACGACAACGCGAGCCTACGAGGAGCCAGTGCTAACGCGagagggggaagaggaggaatgTGGGGAGAACGTCGAGTAAGAGGATTATGGGACGATAGAGGGGGCTGGCGAGGCAGGGGAGAGTGTGTGGAGTCTAGTAATGGATGGTCAAGAGAAGGCGCTCTTCCGCCGGCGTCTTTAAGCTCCCATAGTTCCCATAATCGGTCCCTTGGTAATGAAAGTGCACCTGAAGGTGGTTAATGCAAGTCGTTAGAGAGGGCTCAGTAGTTATTCATTATTGTAGAACAGCGGACATAAAAATAGTATAGGTGTGGAGATAAAGAGACGCAGCATGCGATAAATATTAATAATGGGCCGGTTTTAATGGGTGATAATGATTAGACGCAGGAGATTACGGCGTTAGCATGCTGTTGGCTATGGGATGACGTAATATAATTACTCCGGGCATTTGCCACCGTCAGCCACCATCGGGCGAGCTGAATCTCGACATGCAGATCATCCGAGTCCACAACTAAGAAAGGAATCAAACTAGGACGATTATTTTtcatttcttttttttcagCCATCGCCAGTTAATCATTCCATTTCCCACCCCCACCATCCCCGCCAGTCCCCACGGCACTCGTCGGTGCTCCATTGCTCCATTGTACGGTAACGCTCCCCGCTCGGAAGTGCGGTGGACAGACACTTCGGGCCGTTTAGCTTTTGGCAGGCACATTGGTTCCCCGAAGGAGTTGTTAGCGCTATATGAGCTTGGCCAACGGCGCGAACGTGCCGATGTTGGCCATGCCATGGGTAGGAGATTCGTGAGCAAGGTCGATGCCTCATTACGAGCCCTGTCACTGATGGTGCTATGTATAGTTCGTATGCGCTTATCGTGAGACAGCAGCCTGAAAGGGCGAGGTTGTGTTCTTACAAGGAAGAAAACGAGACTAGTAAGGCGCAAAAGCAGACTGCCATGGAATGTCCAATTAACAAATGTTATAGTTGACCGGCGTCCAGTCGATCCACCCCCCGTTGTGGAGCTGCGAGCTGGCTCTGGTCGAGAAGTTGCCACAGAGTGCGTAATATCTGTCGATGTCGTAAGGACCGATTTAACTTAATCCGGTTTGGTCGACTAGGCAACTTCTGGAATCTacatccttcttcatccgAGCTACCACCGTAGCTTCCGATCCATTAACATCTGTATCGCCGACGTCTTTCAGcccttctcccttctcttctgAACCACTTACACACGCGGGACCGGCTTATGCCCCCGTTAAAACTCCTCTGGGGGCAGATGCGACAACCGGAGAAGTTATTCAGACTCCTGAGAAGCTTCGACTACTTGACGGGCGAGTGGCCGCTCTTTGCACCTTTGCCAAAGTTAGTGTCCGTGTGCCAGGCATTTTCCGATTGAAGTTTACACTTTTCGAAACCACTGAGTTAGTAAAACTGTCTGGAAATATCCCAGTTTGCTGACTGTATGCCATCAGGCTTGGCGTAGTTGAACTGACGCACACAATATCAGAGCCTTTCGAGGTATTTTCTCCAAAATTATTCAAGGGAATGCATGAAAGCACCCCCTTAACAAGACATCTGGCCGCACAAGGTCTGAAAGTCAAGCTGCGGACAGATACAACTGTTGGAAGACAGTAAGTCTATAGAATCAACACTACTGTCTTACTGCTAATTTTCATGACAAACCGCAGGAGTGTTCGACGACGACGAGCTTCTGCAAATCCAACAACATCTTCGACTCCTCCTTCCATGAAAGAAGATCTTTCTACGTCGCAGAACTTCCCTCCTGTTATTTCCACGCATTCCTTGTCAGCTAATTCTCACCTCTCACCCTCTTTATCCTCCAAAGCTCTACCAGGTCCTCTGGAGGTACTTTCACCTTCATCAAAAGTCTCTCGGCGCACAGTTAGTGATAGTCCTCGAAATCTTGTTTGGCGTCATGCTGCATACGAGTCTGTGCGATCTCGTGTTTCGGGTCCTGGTAAAAGGCCCTTCACGGATGATGGGCTTCCTATTTCCCCGAATTCTGTAGATTGGAAAGGTAAGTTTGACTGTAGCTAAAGGAGCGCGTACTGAGTAAGCAAACAGTCTCTGCTCCGTCATCTGATCTCTCAGCATTTTCTTTGTCGCGTCTGCAAACCGCGGATCCGTTCCGAACTCCTTCTGTTGCAAGTGATGCAACCAACTCAGCATCTTCTCAATCATATACGCCATCGTCATATCCTTCGTCTCAACTATCTTCCACTCAAAGCCTCACCACCACACCATCCCCAATAAGATCGTCTCATTCTTCCATACAATCCACACTACCGATACCTAGACGAATTCTCGGTATTGATGATGGGGTCCCTATTCTCCCGCTGCCAAGTTCATTCAACTCTCCCGGACAGGTTGAATTTATTCCACCTAGTGTCAACCAGGTGTTAAATCCATCACGGCAAAGTGGTATAAGTAGTGGACCGGATCTGCCGGCAGGAAATGGGTTGGGGGTGCCGTCTCATTTCCCTGCAGGACCATTAGCGTCGAGGAATCGTTACCTGTCCGCACCCATATCGGGGTCATCGAGTTTTCGACAGTCGTCACCGTTGACATTGCCACCATTGTGGCCGGCGCCACAGGAAGAGGCAAGCTATGAGAGACGCTGATAGTCACATCATGCTTTGGCTTCTTTCGACCACAACACCATCTACATCCACTTTCTGTCCATTTTTGTCATGATGAGATGACACTTTCGTTTTTCGCTTTTCTATCAAATTAACATTTCCTGTAAGCGTCTATGACAGTTTTCCTGACTTTCCATTTATTTTCTTGTTGCTTTCTTACTGTTGCGTTCTTTCCTGATCAGGGTTTTAGGTCTATTATGAATTCGAAGCAAAATTTGTAAAACATGCATATGTGATCATGAATTTATGAGTTATATTATATACTTACATTATATCCCAAAGCATATTCTCATCTATTTGACTCGGGCTTGCTCTAAGAGCTCCTTTCTTTTGATGACCCATGTATCTTTATCGACACTTAGACACTCGCCTGCCCATCCAAGAAGACCAAtcttttcatttttttCCCAAGCGGCAGCACTAGCTTCAATCTGCGTGATGGGCTTGAAACCACACTTGATGAATAGCTTTCCACTATCAGGTGATAGAGGATTTGTCCGGACAATCACACGGTCGACTGGGGAAGAAAGATCATCGGACGAGATAGAAAAAGCCCGATCGAGAGCTACGAGAACGAGTTCAGAACCCACTCCACTTCGGCGGTATGGTTGATCGACATCAAGGTGTCGTATTTCGGCGATTCGAGAGGATAGCTCGTTCTCTTTACGAGTAATACGTCTTCTCATATCAGGTGCGTTCTTCGCTTTTTCGTCTTCCTTTCTTGAGATTAAGTTGTTATCGATATCCTTCTCATTCAGttgcccttcttcctcgccCAAGACGCTACCAAGCTCTTTTCCAGCGTCTTTTGTGGCGTCAAGGCACACCACACCTACGACCTCTCCCTTATGCTGGAAAACCCATATTCCACTCTTCCCTTCCGCGTAATATGCTGAGGGCTTGATCATGTCGACTGCCCCTATGATCTTACGCATACGTGCAGTGAATTGCGGTCGATGGATGTACTCCACGATACCCATGAGGGGAAGTAAAGCGAGACATGGCCCGATCAAGGGAGAGATGTAGCTCAAGGGATTTGAAGTGACAGAGAACGAGGAGATGTGGTTGATACCCATGCCGACAAGGAAGATAAATAAGAGTGCCAGAGGGTTAGTGAAGACTAAGGTTTATAAGCTCGAGGTTTCAATGGAACATTTGGCAGGCTTACTCTTATTGTTTGCCCGAGCAAGACCTTCCATGACTCCTTGGCCCACTATCATCTTGACCATGCGCTCATCTTTTGAAGAGTCAAATGTGCGAACAATGTCGACATCGTCGGAAGATGGTGGTTGGCTTTGGGACATTGGATGAGATGCCGAGCAGCGGGTGATGAAGATTTTGAAAAAGGGGAGTTGGTATATATTTATATTTAGATGGAGAAGTGGAGGTGATGGGTGGAGTCAAGTAAAAGGCAGCAAATAAACGCACGTTCTTCGTTCCCAGGCACATCTCAGGCACATCGCGGACATCTTTCCAACTCTCCGCCAGCCCCGACGCGTTCGCCTGAAAATGAGACAAACGCGTTTTCTGTAGTATCTCGTTTTCGTGTCTGACTTGCTGCTCCGCACATCCCGCCTCCCACAAGATGCCCGTCCCAGTCAATGAAAAACAGTGAGTATCAACTGGTAGTCCCTTTCAGGACAGCAGGCATGCTGACTAGTTGCTTCAGAATGGTCGAGTATGAGTGAGCCTCTCGATCAGGACAAAACACCCATCAGATTCTGACCATCTACTAGCGCGTCCAGCCCGCAGGTCATGCAGCTCTTCTACAGGCGCCTGTTCCCTTACCGCCCGCTTTATCTCTGGCTGAACCAAGAGCAGAGTAAGTCTTACTACCAAGCTGGCTTCGACAACGGAATTGACAAGAATCTAGTACCTAGCAAACTGTTCACTCATCGTGAATTCGCATTTACATTGGCAGGGGACGTCTACCTCCGATACCAATCTTTCAACAATGTCGATGAGTTTAAAGTTTCTATTGCCAGGCATGTTCCATCACGTTTTGAAATCGGCCCCCAATACAGCGCAAGGGTATGTTCATGGCATTGGCATTGATACAGCGTTTCGCGGCTGACACTGAATACAGCCGAAAGACAGGAAGACCCTTGCCTCTGGCGCTCTTCAAGCACAGAGACGAGAGCTCGTTTTTGATATCGATATGACCGATTACGATGAGATCCGAACGTGCTGCACGGACAAGACCATTTGTAAGCGGTGCTGGGGCTTTATCGCCGCCGCCGTAAAAGTGCTGGATCATTCTCTCCGAGGTCTGTTGTCAATTAACATAAATTTTGAGAGCAATTTGCTTATCAATTCATATAGAAACTTTTGGTTTCAAGCATCTCTTATGGGTTTACTCTGGTCGGCGGGGTATCCATTGCTGGATTTCTGATCAAACGGCTTTGGATCTCACCGATGATCAGCGACGAGCGCTGGTCACTTTTTTGGAAGTTATAAAGGGTGGCAAAGAGCAAAGTAAGAAGGTCAATGTGAGAGGGCCAACTGGTGAtgctcctcttcatcctttctTGTCGTGAGTTAGACCGTCTTGTGAAAAGCTTGTGGATTCATATAATTAACCCCAGACTTAGTGAAGCACTTGAAACCCTCAAACCGTTATTCTCCAGCCTCTGTATCTATGACCAGGATTGTTTCaagggagagaagggaTGGGAAGCATTACTTGCCATTTTGCCAACTGATAGAGGTGAGCACGGTTCGGCAGTTTGCTGGATTATACTCTGAACATTTGTAGCTGTCATTGGTCCTCTAAGGGCCAAATGGGAAAAGAACCCGGATAGCTCAAGCGACGATAAATGGCGAGAACTTATGAGTGAGATTGCCAAGCATaagaaagaagaggctATTATGGTATGTGGTGTAAATTTTACTCGAAATCGCTGACCCACATTTGTGTCCTTCTAGAACAAGTTCACAAAAGCTGTCGAAGATGTCGTCTTACAATACACCTATCCGCGTATCGATGCCGAAGTTTCCAAGCATCGTAATCATTTGCTTAAATCTCCGTTCTGTGTTCATCCCGGTACCGGTACGTTGAAAAAGTTCTATCGCTTTGTTCAAGCTAATACCAATCAAGGTCGAGTTTGTGTGCCAATAAACCCTTCTCTCATTGATGAGTTTGATCCAGATACAGTACCCACTGTCGGTCAACTGCTGAATGAGCTCGACAATGTCAAATCTGAGGACCCTGACGCTGGTGGCCGGCGTATGGAAGGTAAATCGTCTGTCCTGTTACATTCTCTCAATATCTATGCTGATAAAATGTGTAGACTACGAACACACTTCACTGGGACCTTATGTGGAGATGTTTGAAAATCATGTAGCTGCGATCCTGAAAGATAGTCGGAATGCGAAGAGAGGTAAGTTAGCTGATAGATGGGCTAAGGATTTCTAGTTGACATTTTACAGCTGTCAAGGCGGAGACTTTGGATTTCTAGGGTAATAGGCTTTCGTTTGTTGTATTATATGCATGTTCAATTGTCTTATCGCACCTGAAATCTGAACTGCTCAACAAGATCCAATTTAAAACGACTCATCGCATAAATTGTCTGCCATTGATCATCAGGACGCCCTTCTTCGCAACCTCCACTTACGCGAAAGAAACGCGAGCGTTTCATAGAAAGCGATCATTATTGATCAACGGCTGACAGCGCAATCATCTATCATAACATCGATCGTAATAATAGAATTGTCATTGTTCACCTCGGCAGCGTCTTTTTCTGCCTTTGTTTTCCAGTCTCGAGCAAAATGGCCCGTCCCATCCCCATCCGCCGCACGACTATCGAAGTAGGCACGGCCTTCGAGAAACACGCCCTGTCGTTCCTCAACAAATCTATGTCAATGTCCCTTCGCCGCGTGGGCGGCGCTAACGATGGAGGTGTCGATTTAAGAGGCTGGTGGTGGGTCCCAAGGATGGCCACGCCAGCAATTGAATTCGCCGCGAGCGAAAATGACGGCGGGTTGAGGAGGTTGAGGGTATTAGCGCAGTGTAAAGCTGAAAAGAAGAGCGTCGGTCCGAGGGCAGTTAGGGAATTAGAAGGAGTCATGTCGCAACTCGAGTTCCGTCAGTTTAGTGCTTTATTGAAATGTAAAGTCATATACTGAGCGAGATTCGCAGGCCGGGAGCAACAATCGACCGCAGAAGCGGCAATAGCAATACTGATATCCCAGTCGGGCTTTACAAAGAACGCAATGCAGCATGCCACTCAATCGCGAATACCATTAATGCTTTTGCATCTTCCGGGCGGTCAACCAACAGCCCTGACTTTAATGTCTTCATCTCCAGAAAGCGATACTGGCACTTTTCCAAATCAAGAGAGGATAAAAGTAGAGAGTGCTTGGTGGAATCGCTCATTGTCACATGGGATATTAGGTGGCAAGATGGAGTTACGGCGGGAAGTTTTGGTGACCAGTGATGGATTAGGAGCAAGTACAGCCCTATGGATGGACGGCAAAAAGCTTGATAGATGCGTGCCATCTGAAGTAGATGAGCTTGAAGGCCTATAAAGCATCATATCGTTATGTATTCATCGAGATAATCGAAACGTTATTCATCTGTTATACAATCATAATCGATCTATGGTCTATGTAATAACATTAGGCACCATCAGGTACAAACAGGAATATATATGCGTTGCAAAAAAGAGCCTCTGTAAAGTAGTGCTGCACTCTGTCTCATTCATCGGCTACCAATCCCCCAAAATATATCGTCAAGGCTTTGACCTTGTCCCTGACagtctcttcttcgaccTCTACCCATTCTCTCATGCGGCCTTTTCTTTCTGGATCAGGATAATCTAGTTCTCTGGCAAGCTCTGATATTTCCTGCATGTCCATGTTTCTAGGAAGGTAATATGCGATATTCGGCGTGAGTTTGGAGGTGAGATTGAACAGATCTCTTCCATGAATAGGAAGAATCGAGGAGAGTGAGTAGGTCGCAGAAGGACTGTTCAGGTAATCGATTCCGCCTAAGTGTTTTTCTATCAGTAAATGTCCTAGGAGATCTAGCCATTTAACGTACCCCATGGTGGCGAAAGAAAGACAACATCAACTTTGTCCTCGGGATTCTTTTCTGCAAATGATCGGGCAAATTCTGTATAATCCCCCAAGATAAACTCGATCCTGTCAGCCACACCATGATGCAATGCGTTATGCCTGGCTAATTTTAATCGTGTAATGTCATTATCAATGGCAATAACTAGATGAATGGTCAGTAACTATAAACGAAAATTATGAAAGGACTAACCCCTTTCGCAGGTCTTTGCAAACGCAATGGCATTTCCGCCAACACCGCAAAAAGCGTCCACAATCACGTCACATTGACAACGTTCGGCGATGTGGGCCGCAATAGGTTGCGGTGTTACCGAGAACCATCCTGTATGATCTAAAAGGAGTGGTAATCTGTCGTATTCGGGAAAAAGCAGCCCGCGCTGACGAAAGTCTACGCTCAATTTAGCCTCATGCCAAACGAAACATCAACGGAGATCACTCACACTTTTGTAATTGCTTCGGGACGTGATCAATATGAGTAAACCTCGGTACTAATCCGGTACAGTCCCATGGATGGTCAATATACAGGTTCTCAATCGGGCCGGTTTGACGTTGTCTCTTTTTGGCAGGTTTTCGTGCTTTGGCCGTGGAGGGCTTGACAGTTTTGTTTGTGCCACCTAGCCAATCAGCATCATATGATTCCGATTCTCGTTGAGTATTGGGAGACAGAGAGGCGGGTACCTCAATTCGGTGTGACTCATTCTGTTTCGGCGAAGACTGGCGCTCTATTTGGATCTGAGCTTGAGACACTTCGATCACGGTCATATCCTTCTCTCCGGACTCATCATTTATCCTTGAGCCGTTTACTAGGGTGGACTTGATACCTAGCAGATCCGCATCCTTTCCaccttgttcttcttcctctccatcGTCCGAGTAGGGTTGGGTGTGTAATAATGTCTGAGTACTTAACAAAGTATCTATGGGCACAGAGGGATTGCTAACCGGATGTTGGACGGTGAGTTTGGTCGTATCACTTGACTTTGAGTGTATCGAGCGGCGAAGATCTTCTGGAAGTGATGTAAATAGAGACAGGCTATGCCTTCCCCTTTTTGGCATTGTTGATGAGCAGAGATGAAAAGAGACGTGGGCGTATATGTGTGATCGATATTCCGAGCAAGTCAACAATATTATTACTAATACAATACTGCCGCCGGATATTTATTTACTATACGAGTACTGTACGGATGTTTAAAGATCACGTGACTCTCTCTTCAGAAGATTTCAACGTCTCGAGAGCATTCATCTAGATTTCTTCGCGTTTACTAAATATCCCAACCCCATATACACCACACGCGATGTCCAAAGCAGTTCTTGCCGTCGCAGAAAAGACAAAGAGCAAGGACAAAGCAGGCTCCAGTGAAGGCGTCAAGCCTAGAAAGGATAAGGTCCTTATGCTCTCCTCGCGAGGTGTAACCCAGCGCATGAGGCATCTTATGAGAGACCTCGAAGCTTTGTTACCGCACGTCAAGCGAGGTAAGTGTACTGAATAGGAACATAGTCGTTCTCTAATATTGTCCTTCAGACTCCAAGCTCGACACCAAATCGtctctccacctcctcaACGAATTAGCGGACCTCCATTCTTGCTCGAACACTCTTTACTTTGAAGCCCGACGACATGAAGATTTGTATCTCTGGCTCTCCCGATCTCCCAACGGACCTAGTGTCAAGTGCCATGTTCAAAATTTGCATACCATGGATGAGCTCAAGATGACCGGGAACTGTTTGAAGGGAAGCAGAGGTTTGGTTTGCTTTGATGGATCTTGGGAAGGAGAACACTGGAGCttgatgaaggagatgtTCACACATGTAAGTCTATATCTGTCTCTTATTATGGTTTTTGCTAATGAAACGATCAGGTTTTCAGCGTTCCCAAGACTTCCAGGAAACTGAAGCCCTTTATTGACCACATCCTGCTCTTCTCACTTTTAGACAACAAGGTTTGGTTTAGGAACTACCAAGTATGTCTTTTACACATCTACCCAACCGATGTCGTCCTAATATCACCATATAGGTAATTGAAAAAGACCCTCTTACTCCATCTGGCCCTCCTCAATCCTCTCTTGTCGAAATCGGCCCACGATTCGTCCTTACTCCCATTAAAATCTTTGAAGGCTCTTTTGGTGGTCCCACACTTTTCTCCAACTCTGAATTCATCACTCCCGCAGCCATGAGGGCAAGTGTGAAACGCATTGCCGGTGAAAAGTACAGGATCAGGAAGGAAGGTGAGAAGGAcagggaagagaggaggaagagggtCAGAGAAGACGTCGAGGAGGACGAGTTGGCCAGAAAGAAGGTGTTTGCATAGAGCCCTTGACCTCATTGTATGTATTCTTTGCCATTGTGTGTTCAATGTGTCCGCGTTCTAGAATCAAAAGAATCCATAAGAATTGATAAACAGATTACAACGACTTGGGTTACATCTATGCGGCGACGATTTTCAAGGGGATGTAGCTGAGCCACTTTCCCCGTTCCTTAACGAATTATGCTCAATTTGTCTTTCTGCTTGATGGTCTTGTCGTAAGGCTCCCATTTCGTCCAGCCATTGTTTTGCATTGTCTCGAGAACCAGTATCAAGGTAGTAAGCCGACTGTCAAATGATCAGTGACTTGAAGTAATACAGGAAGACTTACATGGCCACAAACGATCCTCATATACGCCTTTCCCAGTCCACACACCTTCAAATTATCCTTTATTTCGCTCATTCTCAATATAGCAAATGTGCAAAAGTCTACATTCTCCTCATCTGAATCCGCAAGAAGCACTAGCCGATCGCTCAGCAAAACACCTAACAGAGTCCGGCCATTTAATTCTGTATGGTTGTGCGGGTAGTAGATCGTGTCCAGAgtctccttcctttctcctGGGAAAAGAAGTTCTTCATTATCGATCATGATATGGTCACGAACAATGCTGATTGATTCGCGGGTCAGATAACGAACAAGAGTGAACGGACCTTCCATGATGAGATCGGGGGATTCGGAAGCCAGAGCCTGATTGATGAAGGTTACCGAATGATCAGGGCGCAGCTGTGAGCGCAGTTGGGCAAATCGCCTGGCTTGAGAGACGTGAGTTCCTAGGGAGGATATGAACTTGTAAGCCATACCCAATGGATCCTTGCTTTGACTCTGAGGAGGAGTCTTGCGAGCCAGATGTTTGAGCTGAGAAATATAGTGTCAGATGTGCAGTTTGTGGAAGGATTTATTGCCTACGAAAAGCTCATAGTGA from Cryptococcus gattii WM276 chromosome E, complete sequence includes these protein-coding regions:
- a CDS encoding uncharacterized protein (Similar to SGTC gene model, INSD accession EAL20798.1), whose protein sequence is MQVQNDAQICDRSPATIRDLSPQNANTLSIEPQVLLILVGLPGSGKTTFAEALVRASSMPIASPEGAGKVRPSVIRRPWIRASQDDAPRKRRQECESRVRWGLKKGYNVLVDRVGFDPVQRSHFVTIADDQLSRPLVYCLILSVSQETLQSRLLGRKFHPTIQGGEEGMRVLSQMRRLFQPPTIYGGEGLDRIYVLDEINQPNAAEGWSSQRVLEIVDRVGTYGRREVGERKSYRPAPRIHDDNASLRGASANARGGRGGMWGERRVRGLWDDRGGWRGRGECVESSNGWSREGALPPASLSSHSSHNRSLGNESAPEGG
- a CDS encoding uncharacterized protein (Similar to TIGR gene model, INSD accession AAW43822.1), which produces MRQPENVRVPGIFRLKFTLFETTELGVVELTHTISEPFEVFSPKLFKGMHESTPLTRHLAAQGLKVKLRTDTTVGRQSVRRRRASANPTTSSTPPSMKEDLSTSQNFPPVISTHSLSANSHLSPSLSSKALPGPLEVLSPSSKVSRRTVSDSPRNLVWRHAAYESVRSRVSGPGKRPFTDDGLPISPNSVDWKAFSLSRLQTADPFRTPSVASDATNSASSQSYTPSSYPSSQLSSTQSLTTTPSPIRSSHSSIQSTLPIPRRILGIDDGVPILPLPSSFNSPGQVEFIPPSVNQVLNPSRQSGISSGPDLPAGNGLGVPSHFPAGPLASRNRYLSAPISGSSSFRQSSPLTLPPLWPAPQEEASYERR
- a CDS encoding uncharacterized protein (Similar to SGTC gene model, INSD accession EAL20800.1), producing MSQSQPPSSDDVDIVRTFDSSKDERMVKMIVGQGVMEGLARANNKIFTNPLALLFIFLVGMGINHISSFSVTSNPLSYISPLIGPCLALLPLMGIVEYIHRPQFTARMRKIIGAVDMIKPSAYYAEGKSGIWVFQHKGEVVGVVCLDATKDAGKELGSVLGEEEGQLNEKDIDNNLISRKEDEKAKNAPDMRRRITRKENELSSRIAEIRHLDVDQPYRRSGVGSELVLVALDRAFSISSDDLSSPVDRVIVRTNPLSPDSGKLFIKCGFKPITQIEASAAAWEKNEKIGLLGWAGECLSVDKDTWVIKRKELLEQARVK
- a CDS encoding DNA primase small subunit, putative (Similar to TIGR gene model, INSD accession AAW43920.1); the protein is MPVPVNEKQMVEYDASSPQVMQLFYRRLFPYRPLYLWLNQEQIPSKLFTHREFAFTLAGDVYLRYQSFNNVDEFKVSIARHVPSRFEIGPQYSARPKDRKTLASGALQAQRRELVFDIDMTDYDEIRTCCTDKTICKRCWGFIAAAVKVLDHSLRETFGFKHLLWVYSGRRGIHCWISDQTALDLTDDQRRALVTFLEVIKGGKEQSKKVNVRGPTGDAPLHPFLSEALETLKPLFSSLCIYDQDCFKGEKGWEALLAILPTDRAVIGPLRAKWEKNPDSSSDDKWRELMSEIAKHKKEEAIMNKFTKAVEDVVLQYTYPRIDAEVSKHRNHLLKSPFCVHPGTGRVCVPINPSLIDEFDPDTVPTVGQLLNELDNVKSEDPDAGGRRMEDYEHTSLGPYVEMFENHVAAILKDSRNAKRAVKAETLDF
- a CDS encoding uncharacterized protein (Similar to SGTC gene model, INSD accession EAL20802.1): MARPIPIRRTTIEVGTAFEKHALSFLNKSMSMSLRRVGGANDGGVDLRGWWWVPRMATPAIEFAASENDGGLRRLRVLAQCKAEKKSVGPRAVRELEGVMSQLEFRREQQSTAEAAIAILISQSGFTKNAMQHATQSRIPLMLLHLPGGQPTALTLMSSSPESDTGTFPNQERIKVESAWWNRSLSHGILGGKMELRREVLVTSDGLGASTALWMDGKKLDRCVPSEVDELEGL
- a CDS encoding RNA methyltransferase (Similar to TIGR gene model, INSD accession AAW43477.1) encodes the protein MPKRGRHSLSLFTSLPEDLRRSIHSKSSDTTKLTVQHPVSNPSVPIDTLLSTQTLLHTQPYSDDGEEEEQGGKDADLLGIKSTLVNGSRINDESGEKDMTVIEVSQAQIQIERQSSPKQNESHRIEVPASLSPNTQRESESYDADWLGGTNKTVKPSTAKARKPAKKRQRQTGPIENLYIDHPWDCTGLVPRFTHIDHVPKQLQKYFRQRGLLFPEYDRLPLLLDHTGWFSVTPQPIAAHIAERCQCDVIVDAFCGVGGNAIAFAKTCERVIAIDNDITRLKLARHNALHHGVADRIEFILGDYTEFARSFAEKNPEDKVDVVFLSPPWGGIDYLNSPSATYSLSSILPIHGRDLFNLTSKLTPNIAYYLPRNMDMQEISELARELDYPDPERKGRMREWVEVEEETVRDKVKALTIYFGGLVADE
- a CDS encoding ribosomal large subunit assembly and maintenance-related protein, putative (Similar to TIGR gene model, INSD accession AAW43479.1), whose amino-acid sequence is MSKAVLAVAEKTKSKDKAGSSEGVKPRKDKVLMLSSRGVTQRMRHLMRDLEALLPHVKRDSKLDTKSSLHLLNELADLHSCSNTLYFEARRHEDLYLWLSRSPNGPSVKCHVQNLHTMDELKMTGNCLKGSRGLVCFDGSWEGEHWSLMKEMFTHVFSVPKTSRKLKPFIDHILLFSLLDNKVWFRNYQVIEKDPLTPSGPPQSSLVEIGPRFVLTPIKIFEGSFGGPTLFSNSEFITPAAMRASVKRIAGEKYRIRKEGEKDREERRKRVREDVEEDELARKKVFA